The nucleotide window TCAATAGGCTGTTCGGTTACATACCCAGGCTGGGACAGCCATTGCATTTATTCGAACCACAGACTCCTCGAGGGTTTGCAGGAGAGCTTTCTCATGTGCGCTACGGGAGCAGTCAATTCACGATCCAGTCTGATCGCTCAGGTCTGCATTTGAGAAATGAAGTTAATGGAAATGCGCATGTTGATCGAATGCCAGCGCATTCCCTTTCGTATAGTGTCTGGGGGCGATCAGATTCAGGCCGCATTTAAGGCTTTTCTCCATTTCGAAAGGCATCGATTCCAATACATGAGAATGCCCGTCATGGCGAGAGCGGGGAAGGCGAGTCCGGCGGTAGCCCAGAGGATTTTCCCAAGCATGCCGAACGAAGTCCCGAAGTGGAGTGGAACCGCAAGCCATAGGAGCCAGTCTCCCAGGGTGTGATTCTGGCCACGGTGCCAATTGAGAAAAAGATTGCCGCTGGATTGATCGAAATAGACGAAGTCTGTATTCGCATAGTCTCCCATGGCGCCTCGAGCCATATAGACGGTGAAGATAGGAGCGCGGCCTGAACCGTAAAAGAACCCCTCCAGGCGTGCGGGATGAGAGTCAGAAACCGCACGCTCAAGGGTGGAGGTGAGGTCGAAGGTAGCGGGTTCAGCCGATGAAAACCGGGCCTGGAAGCGGGCGATGTCTTCGGCGGGATAACGCGCTGTAGTCATAGGCGAGAGCAGTGAGATAGCGCGCTCGAAAGGGGTTTCCCAGGCAAAGTAGATGCCGGTGAGAGCCCAGGTAAGGCTGAAAAGAATAGTCCAGAAGCCTACGGCGCTGTGAAGATCGAAATTGATCCGCTTCCAGTTGAGGGAAAAATTCACCTTGAGGGCGCGTGCCCAATTGCGGATACCGGGCCACCAGAGGAAGAGACCAGTGACAGCCAGAGCAAGGAGAATGCCTGCGCCAAGGCCATTCCACTGGCGGCCGTTTTTTCTGAGCAAGAGGTCGATATGAAAGCGTTCGACGAACCCTATCCACGTGGCATCCTGATCCTCTTCACCGGCCACTTGGTCGGT belongs to Silvibacterium dinghuense and includes:
- a CDS encoding PepSY-associated TM helix domain-containing protein, encoding MHLWAGILFSLYICAIGISGSILVFHDELMPRPHFTGSPPGTPCTPTSLVTALQAAEHLHPHFMPQLASCPTDADRFYQINLQASGQPAVTLYVDPATDQVAGEEDQDATWIGFVERFHIDLLLRKNGRQWNGLGAGILLALAVTGLFLWWPGIRNWARALKVNFSLNWKRINFDLHSAVGFWTILFSLTWALTGIYFAWETPFERAISLLSPMTTARYPAEDIARFQARFSSAEPATFDLTSTLERAVSDSHPARLEGFFYGSGRAPIFTVYMARGAMGDYANTDFVYFDQSSGNLFLNWHRGQNHTLGDWLLWLAVPLHFGTSFGMLGKILWATAGLAFPALAMTGILMYWNRCLSKWRKALNAA